In Oryza sativa Japonica Group chromosome 3, ASM3414082v1, one DNA window encodes the following:
- the LOC107280331 gene encoding chalcone synthase-like: MRRRLIWVVLPTMYFRVMDNAHFDNLVCQALFGDGALVVVIGADPVVATAGGSGGERPLFELVHVTQTLIPETGGAILGLLREMVSSAGVDFTDHDDRNALFYAVHPGGRAILDKVEGVRGLRLEKTRASRKVLADYGNMGNACA; the protein is encoded by the exons ATGCGGCGGCGCCTGATCTGGGTCGTGCTGCCCACAATGTACTTCCGCGTCATGGACAACGCACACTTCGACAACCTCGTCTGCCAGGCGTTGTTCGGGGACGGCGCATTGGTCGTCGTCATCGGTGCTGACCCTGTCGTCGCCACcgctggcggcagcggcggggagaGGCCGCTGTTCGAGCTGGTGCACGTGACGCAGACCCTCATACCGGAGACCGGCGGCGCCATCCTGGGGCTCCTTCGAGAG ATGGTCTCCAGCGCCggcgtcgacttcaccgaccatGATGACCGGAACGCGCTATTTTATGCGGTCCACCCGGGCGGGCGCGCCATCCTCGACAAGGTGGAGGGTGTGCGGGGCCTGAGgctggagaagacgagggcgtcGCGCAAGGTGCTCGCGGATTACGGCAACATGGGCAACGCGTGCGCCTAG